A stretch of Paraburkholderia phenazinium DNA encodes these proteins:
- a CDS encoding IS1182 family transposase — protein sequence MKRFVEGDDRKQVALLPECVDDYIGQDNPVRVIDAFVEELDLAELGFNGTTPALTGRPSYHPGVMLKIYIYGYLNRIPSSRRLERECQRNAEMMWLTGRLGPDFKTIADFRRDNGPAIRNVCRRFVELCRGLKLLSSDMVAIDGSKFKAANSRDKNYTAGKIDKRQQQIEESVQRYLDLIESADRTSPTGFDVKTVRLYEKIASLRQQMRELDQVRKQLKKQPDKQLSMTDPDARSMATSGRGSGIVGYNVQTAVDTKHHLIVAHEVTNVGNDHGQLSRMAISAKNAMGKARLKVVADRGYYSGPEIRACDLGNISAYVPKPLTSASRKKGLFTKADFVYESGSDVYRCPADERAIHRFNTVEHDMTLRVYWPSACPRCHLKDRCSPSDYRRIRRWEHENILESMQRRLDRKPDAMTIRRSTVEHVFGTLKHWMGPTHFLTRTLGRVSTEMSLQVLAYNLKRVISILGVAGTMKAMKMAGS from the coding sequence ATGAAGCGATTCGTTGAAGGCGATGACCGCAAGCAGGTCGCACTACTTCCCGAATGCGTCGATGACTACATCGGGCAGGACAACCCGGTCAGGGTCATCGATGCCTTTGTCGAAGAGCTGGATCTCGCGGAACTTGGATTCAACGGCACCACGCCAGCTCTCACGGGTCGCCCGTCCTATCATCCTGGCGTGATGCTCAAGATCTATATCTACGGGTATCTGAACCGGATACCGTCCAGCCGGCGTCTTGAGCGCGAGTGCCAGCGCAACGCGGAGATGATGTGGCTGACGGGGCGTCTGGGTCCCGACTTCAAGACGATCGCCGACTTCCGCCGCGACAACGGGCCAGCCATTCGTAACGTATGCCGTCGTTTCGTCGAACTGTGTCGCGGACTGAAGCTGCTGTCGAGTGACATGGTGGCCATCGACGGCAGCAAGTTCAAGGCTGCGAACAGCCGCGACAAAAACTACACGGCGGGCAAAATTGACAAGCGCCAGCAGCAGATTGAGGAAAGCGTTCAGCGATATCTCGACCTGATTGAAAGTGCAGACCGGACCAGTCCGACGGGGTTCGATGTGAAGACCGTCCGCCTGTACGAGAAGATTGCCAGCTTGCGCCAGCAGATGCGCGAGCTCGACCAGGTCAGAAAGCAGTTGAAGAAGCAACCGGACAAACAGCTGTCCATGACGGATCCCGACGCACGGTCGATGGCAACAAGCGGACGAGGCTCCGGCATAGTGGGCTATAACGTTCAAACCGCCGTGGACACAAAGCATCATCTGATCGTCGCACACGAGGTGACTAACGTCGGAAACGATCACGGGCAACTCAGCAGAATGGCAATCTCCGCGAAGAACGCGATGGGCAAAGCCAGGCTGAAGGTGGTGGCCGATCGCGGCTATTACAGTGGCCCGGAGATACGGGCATGCGATCTGGGAAACATCAGTGCGTACGTTCCCAAGCCACTCACCTCCGCATCAAGGAAGAAAGGTCTCTTCACGAAGGCCGACTTTGTCTACGAGTCAGGAAGCGACGTGTATCGATGCCCTGCCGACGAGCGCGCCATTCATCGATTCAACACCGTTGAGCATGACATGACACTGCGGGTGTACTGGCCAAGTGCGTGCCCCCGTTGCCACCTCAAGGACCGATGTTCGCCCAGCGACTATCGCCGCATCCGACGATGGGAGCACGAAAATATACTGGAATCCATGCAGCGTCGGCTCGACAGGAAGCCCGATGCAATGACGATCCGCCGAAGTACCGTTGAGCACGTCTTCGGTACGCTCAAACACTGGATGGGTCCCACGCACTTCCTGACTCGGACGCTTGGGCGGGTGAGTACGGAGATGAGTCTTCAGGTGTTGGCCTACAACCTGAAGCGGGTCATCAGCATACTCGGGGTTGCGGGAACGATGAAGGCCATGAAGATGGCTGGAAGCTAA
- a CDS encoding serine hydrolase domain-containing protein, giving the protein MPDTGSPMHNRGTAPQPDGDARIEGLLVAINSNSRQSLLDFLRVHVALPSSSPTTVDEYADWFVSFSRLSQGIVLREIKPVETSDFTQTVVVEDRIYSATHEFHLRFEPFEDGKILEIEVGPSEMHCIARSQADCLGQVQDLCDRGARAGVFSGTVLIARGSEVLFEYACGAANKRYAVPNNPDTKFNLGSANKMFTAVAVAQLVERGLLSFTDTVDQYIDDTWLPASVTRRITIHHLLSHTSGLGNYFNETFFSGSRARFRAIDDFKPLVRDDLPAFTPGERFEYSNSGMLLAGVIIERVTGMSYYDYVREEIYAPSGMLDTDCYDIDAPVPNLAMGYIPLVDPPDRRSASGWRENIFEHVAKGGPAGGGYSTVRDLHRFANSLLSGALVGPEMRQALWSDYAGVGYGYGFNVEKTASGTMIGHGGGFPGISASFRVALGTGYVVIVLSNYDMGTFGLARCIEHAVDQIQQ; this is encoded by the coding sequence ATGCCCGATACCGGCTCCCCGATGCATAACCGGGGTACTGCACCGCAGCCAGATGGCGACGCACGCATTGAGGGGCTGTTGGTGGCGATCAACTCCAACAGTCGTCAGTCCCTGCTGGATTTTTTGCGCGTCCATGTGGCTCTGCCGTCCTCCAGTCCGACGACTGTGGACGAATATGCTGACTGGTTTGTCTCTTTCTCTCGTTTATCGCAAGGCATCGTGCTGCGGGAGATCAAGCCGGTAGAGACGAGCGATTTCACTCAGACGGTAGTTGTAGAGGACCGCATTTACTCCGCTACACATGAATTCCATTTGCGCTTTGAGCCGTTTGAGGACGGCAAGATTCTGGAGATTGAGGTCGGCCCGAGTGAGATGCACTGCATCGCCAGGTCGCAGGCCGATTGTTTGGGACAAGTCCAGGATCTATGCGATCGAGGCGCTCGCGCAGGAGTGTTCTCGGGAACCGTGCTTATCGCACGCGGATCTGAAGTGCTGTTTGAATATGCATGCGGAGCCGCAAACAAGCGGTATGCCGTGCCCAACAATCCGGACACTAAATTCAACCTTGGTTCGGCTAACAAGATGTTTACTGCAGTGGCGGTGGCCCAACTGGTGGAACGCGGCCTTCTTAGCTTCACGGATACCGTCGACCAGTACATTGACGACACCTGGCTACCGGCATCGGTGACCCGCCGCATCACGATTCATCATCTGCTCTCGCATACCTCGGGGTTGGGTAACTATTTCAACGAGACATTCTTCAGCGGCTCACGTGCCCGGTTTCGTGCCATCGACGACTTCAAGCCACTCGTGCGCGATGACCTTCCCGCCTTTACGCCGGGTGAACGATTCGAATACAGCAATAGCGGAATGCTGCTAGCCGGAGTGATCATCGAGCGGGTGACGGGCATGAGCTACTACGACTATGTTCGCGAAGAGATCTACGCACCGAGCGGTATGCTCGACACCGATTGCTACGACATCGACGCCCCGGTTCCGAATCTGGCGATGGGCTACATCCCGCTTGTCGATCCGCCGGATCGTCGGAGCGCATCTGGTTGGCGCGAGAATATTTTCGAGCATGTCGCCAAAGGTGGGCCAGCAGGCGGTGGCTACTCGACTGTGCGCGATCTACACCGGTTCGCCAACTCGCTTCTTTCGGGCGCCCTCGTGGGCCCGGAAATGCGTCAAGCTCTCTGGAGCGATTACGCTGGCGTGGGCTATGGCTACGGTTTCAATGTCGAAAAGACGGCATCGGGCACGATGATCGGTCACGGCGGCGGGTTCCCTGGAATCAGCGCGAGTTTCAGGGTAGCCTTGGGCACTGGATACGTAGTGATTGTCCTGTCCAACTACGACATGGGTACGTTCGGGCTTGCCCGTTGTATCGAGCACGCTGTTGATCAGATACAGCAGTGA
- a CDS encoding MFS transporter — protein MKLWSIRDYVFLLSAQSASTLVGAGMNVVFPLLILKFTGSMAAAGVVGVLRSAPYLFLSLPLGALVDRWNRKHIMMACQIGRYICFFALGLMARYGVVNQWHIYFVCIVDGTLFVFFNIAEAAVLSSVVPRELLSQASSTNEAGFGTAMILGPAAATLVYQILGISGALFAGAFCYLFSFILLKILKTELNVSRADARRSLTEEITEGLRWLSGARLVLLLACIMGGLNLINAAMPLLAITVGQRLGVSDTSIGTMVACGGIGSVLGPICGTRWLRLHGFGRGVVLAAWFHAIAFAALFMATNLPRLGLVFGLVEAFYSLYAVMQFAYRVRSVPEKLQGRVNSSCRLIAFSLYPLGSAVAGIISEYWGVEALLTLFTAVAVLLAFTLSLSRSIAPTWHEGSIREGLRE, from the coding sequence ATGAAGCTTTGGAGCATTCGCGATTACGTGTTTTTGCTTTCAGCGCAGTCAGCATCCACCTTGGTCGGTGCGGGTATGAACGTGGTCTTTCCGCTATTGATCCTGAAATTCACCGGATCGATGGCAGCCGCAGGTGTGGTGGGTGTCCTGAGGTCCGCGCCTTACTTGTTCTTAAGCTTGCCGTTAGGGGCGCTAGTCGATCGGTGGAACCGCAAACACATCATGATGGCGTGTCAGATCGGGCGGTACATCTGCTTTTTCGCCCTTGGTCTAATGGCACGTTACGGCGTCGTCAACCAGTGGCACATTTACTTCGTTTGCATAGTAGACGGCACCTTGTTTGTATTTTTCAATATCGCTGAAGCAGCAGTTCTGTCGAGCGTAGTGCCGCGCGAACTGCTGTCTCAGGCATCCAGCACGAACGAAGCTGGCTTCGGTACCGCAATGATTCTCGGGCCGGCTGCCGCGACCTTGGTCTATCAAATTTTGGGGATTAGCGGGGCGCTTTTCGCCGGCGCTTTTTGCTACCTTTTTTCCTTCATCCTCCTCAAGATACTTAAGACCGAACTAAATGTTTCGCGTGCGGATGCGCGCCGTTCCTTGACCGAGGAAATTACGGAGGGACTTCGATGGCTTTCGGGCGCCCGCCTAGTCCTTTTGCTCGCATGCATTATGGGAGGGCTGAATTTAATTAACGCCGCAATGCCGCTTTTAGCAATCACTGTGGGACAACGTTTAGGCGTCAGTGATACGTCGATTGGCACAATGGTCGCATGCGGCGGTATCGGAAGTGTTCTCGGACCCATTTGTGGCACGCGTTGGTTGCGTCTACATGGTTTCGGCCGAGGAGTGGTACTGGCCGCCTGGTTCCATGCGATAGCCTTTGCTGCGTTGTTCATGGCAACAAATTTGCCGAGGCTTGGCTTAGTTTTTGGGCTAGTCGAAGCGTTCTACTCTCTCTACGCCGTTATGCAATTCGCTTACCGTGTTAGGTCCGTGCCTGAAAAGCTTCAGGGAAGGGTCAACAGTTCATGCCGATTGATAGCCTTCTCTTTGTATCCCCTCGGTTCGGCGGTCGCTGGGATAATCTCCGAATATTGGGGCGTAGAAGCCTTATTGACTCTATTTACAGCGGTTGCAGTCCTGCTGGCCTTTACCCTATCGCTCAGTCGGTCGATCGCGCCTACATGGCATGAAGGTTCTATTCGGGAAGGCTTACGAGAATGA
- a CDS encoding GNAT family N-acetyltransferase, protein MTHVIRVVPWEELSTAQKNDVENLKISDQQIEYAGPTHRAVAACTSDLTGDVQGAAIFDGDVPVGFLVLKRGAANPSWASTAAAVISALRIDLRFQGLGIGTAALQYLPEWLSIYWPDTRSIMLSVDEENEAGRRSYAKAGWVDLGTRDKGRIGWVRYMKRDLQAVSSAPD, encoded by the coding sequence ATGACTCATGTAATCCGCGTCGTCCCATGGGAGGAGTTAAGCACGGCCCAGAAAAACGATGTTGAGAATTTGAAGATTTCCGATCAACAGATTGAATATGCTGGGCCGACTCATCGAGCGGTCGCCGCTTGCACATCCGATCTGACTGGCGACGTTCAGGGTGCGGCTATCTTCGACGGGGATGTGCCTGTAGGTTTCCTCGTTCTGAAGAGGGGAGCCGCCAACCCCAGTTGGGCATCGACGGCAGCGGCCGTCATCTCGGCGCTACGTATTGACTTACGCTTCCAAGGGTTAGGCATCGGAACGGCGGCGCTCCAGTATCTGCCAGAATGGCTCTCGATTTACTGGCCCGACACCAGGTCAATTATGCTTTCCGTCGACGAGGAGAACGAGGCCGGCCGCCGTTCATATGCAAAAGCCGGTTGGGTGGATCTGGGAACTCGGGACAAAGGAAGAATCGGATGGGTTCGCTATATGAAGCGTGACCTCCAAGCAGTTTCTTCTGCTCCTGATTGA
- a CDS encoding DUF1330 domain-containing protein has product MPAFVHVNLRVIDSTKQAALAPRFQAALKEAGGKILHFGPVAQVLEGDEVPLPMAGVFEFPTLAQALAFYNSERYAPIKVERREAQQARMFIVETPS; this is encoded by the coding sequence ATGCCAGCATTCGTGCACGTCAATCTACGCGTCATCGACTCCACCAAGCAGGCCGCGCTCGCTCCACGCTTTCAGGCGGCGCTAAAAGAGGCGGGCGGGAAGATTCTACATTTTGGTCCTGTTGCGCAGGTTCTAGAGGGGGATGAGGTGCCGTTGCCGATGGCCGGCGTGTTCGAGTTTCCGACTCTCGCCCAAGCGCTAGCTTTCTACAATTCCGAGAGGTATGCGCCGATCAAAGTCGAACGTCGGGAAGCCCAGCAAGCGCGGATGTTCATAGTCGAAACGCCCTCGTGA
- a CDS encoding GNAT family N-acetyltransferase, with protein sequence MTSRSIRRATAEDVPVLTQIRNDAHAKKVAHGDYAWGREGDGFSEGWVLNSISRRQVYVVEQDGVPVGTFSLDWDDELYWGRQEPIAGYVHGLSVRKGFNGRGLGRFVIDWCADLVSALDRRFVRLGCDARNTKLCAYYESLGFVRVGIAPTPEHGDYIDSLYERSAD encoded by the coding sequence ATGACCTCGAGAAGCATTCGCAGAGCAACCGCGGAGGATGTACCGGTACTTACACAGATCCGGAACGATGCGCACGCAAAGAAGGTAGCTCATGGTGATTATGCGTGGGGCAGGGAAGGAGACGGATTTTCCGAAGGGTGGGTACTAAACAGTATCTCGCGAAGACAGGTGTATGTTGTCGAGCAAGACGGTGTACCCGTGGGGACGTTCTCTCTGGATTGGGACGATGAACTGTACTGGGGGCGCCAAGAACCTATCGCGGGCTATGTGCACGGACTTTCTGTGAGAAAGGGTTTTAACGGTCGTGGACTTGGCAGATTTGTAATCGATTGGTGCGCTGATTTGGTGAGCGCCTTGGACCGACGTTTTGTTCGGCTTGGGTGCGATGCGAGAAACACGAAGCTATGTGCCTACTATGAGTCGCTTGGTTTCGTCCGGGTAGGTATCGCGCCAACACCCGAGCATGGCGACTATATCGATTCACTGTACGAGAGATCGGCTGACTAA
- the aac(6') gene encoding aminoglycoside 6'-N-acetyltransferase yields the protein MLSASFIVRAAIPQDAAAWCSLRRVLWQHVSDDDHIREAERLLADGDRFATFMAFSCEGDPVGFAEATVRHDYVNGCKASPVLFLEGIYVVPVARRQGIAKALCAAVGQWGLAHACTEFASDTPVDNIDGQAVHRALGFDETERVVFFLKRLI from the coding sequence ATGCTTTCAGCTTCCTTCATTGTCCGGGCTGCTATACCGCAAGACGCTGCGGCATGGTGTTCGTTGCGTCGCGTGCTTTGGCAACATGTGAGCGATGACGACCATATCCGCGAAGCTGAACGACTGCTTGCCGACGGGGATCGTTTCGCGACGTTCATGGCGTTTTCTTGCGAAGGTGACCCAGTTGGTTTCGCCGAAGCCACGGTGCGTCACGACTACGTAAACGGTTGTAAAGCGTCGCCGGTGCTGTTCCTCGAAGGTATTTATGTCGTTCCGGTCGCGCGTCGGCAAGGTATTGCGAAGGCATTGTGTGCCGCTGTTGGTCAATGGGGCTTGGCACACGCTTGCACAGAATTCGCATCCGATACACCGGTCGACAATATCGACGGGCAAGCGGTGCACCGCGCCCTTGGCTTCGATGAAACCGAGCGCGTGGTCTTCTTCCTGAAGCGGCTTATATAG
- a CDS encoding lipid II flippase Amj family protein, which yields MDTQLLVICGLTFVIHVIATLAYAVRIAGVRTRRIAVSFSLFGIIALVSRTANSFQGPFIAKRVELDIAHHMEHGLLGDFRLFLLTATVASTVGAFLIPTFQRYFSRAVDHFQANRSIPRLLLHIFSRGGVSYIRLGARLPSRHNVTQLATGAGVSWKVIGLNVIAMAIWTVGVFASLYAGYLKPDLRVTCANLSSVINGFATVVLAVVIDPQVSVMTDDVIEGRISENSFRRAITTLAGARVLGTLCAQAVLVPAAFIIVRIAELI from the coding sequence ATGGACACCCAGCTTCTGGTCATATGCGGGCTTACATTCGTAATCCATGTGATCGCGACGCTTGCGTATGCGGTACGGATCGCTGGTGTTCGCACGCGCCGTATCGCCGTATCATTTTCTCTATTCGGGATCATCGCCCTGGTTTCCCGGACGGCAAATTCCTTTCAAGGACCATTCATAGCGAAGCGGGTTGAGCTAGACATTGCTCATCACATGGAGCACGGTCTGCTCGGCGACTTTCGGCTTTTCCTGCTGACCGCCACGGTGGCAAGCACTGTCGGTGCGTTTCTAATTCCCACGTTCCAGCGTTATTTCAGCCGCGCTGTCGATCACTTTCAAGCAAACCGCTCGATCCCTCGCCTGCTGCTCCATATCTTCAGCCGCGGGGGCGTCAGCTACATTCGGCTTGGAGCAAGGCTTCCGTCCCGGCACAACGTCACCCAACTGGCAACTGGCGCAGGCGTTTCCTGGAAAGTTATAGGACTGAACGTTATCGCGATGGCGATCTGGACGGTCGGCGTTTTCGCATCGCTTTATGCTGGATACCTGAAGCCCGATTTGCGGGTTACATGCGCGAATCTATCATCAGTTATCAATGGCTTTGCGACCGTGGTATTGGCAGTCGTCATCGATCCGCAAGTCTCAGTGATGACGGACGACGTAATCGAAGGCCGGATTTCGGAAAACAGCTTCCGGCGGGCAATTACAACTCTCGCGGGCGCACGCGTTCTCGGGACACTGTGTGCGCAGGCGGTGCTCGTTCCAGCGGCATTTATCATTGTTCGCATCGCCGAACTCATTTAG
- a CDS encoding LysR substrate-binding domain-containing protein, translating into MPSISVPFSIMRSITVSWLPMSDGRNDWPAINSGQTICPAVSVRISHGRAIDSGIIGCSTRETMNFRIAWAMSVNVLVRMRLMFHAPSTQSLLCFESSARLRSFTAAAHELHLTQGAVSRQIKMLEERLGVALFVRRRDAMTLTDAGREYIAEIEPLLKRLERATVNVMALKGRGGALSLSVGSSIGNYWLIPYLPTFTREHGEITLNLRTRVGAVDFASTSVDASLEFGDGKRPGLHSDFILPLRLLPYAAPSWVKRHGSRIGPATPRADLIQHLTLPDAWDGWFERERIAGDAGKEGPRYEIMSMALNAAAAGLGATLLPAYMADDQVAAGRLVALSDHAWDYPKGYYLVYPEASIGMRSLQTFKRWILALGEQERTTLAVRLGAELDS; encoded by the coding sequence GTGCCGTCGATCAGCGTGCCGTTTTCGATAATGAGATCTATCACTGTTTCATGGCTTCCGATGTCAGATGGGCGCAATGATTGGCCGGCAATAAACAGCGGGCAAACCATTTGTCCTGCGGTCAGCGTGAGAATTTCTCATGGACGGGCCATCGATTCCGGCATAATTGGCTGTTCGACGCGCGAAACGATGAATTTTCGTATTGCGTGGGCAATGTCTGTCAACGTGTTGGTAAGGATGCGCCTCATGTTTCATGCCCCATCCACTCAGTCGTTGTTGTGCTTCGAGTCGAGCGCCCGTCTGCGCTCCTTCACAGCGGCCGCTCATGAACTGCATCTAACGCAAGGCGCGGTGAGTCGGCAGATAAAGATGCTCGAAGAGCGTCTGGGTGTTGCTCTGTTCGTGCGCCGTCGCGATGCAATGACGCTGACTGACGCCGGCCGGGAATACATCGCGGAGATTGAGCCCTTGCTCAAGCGGCTCGAACGCGCGACGGTCAACGTGATGGCGCTCAAGGGACGCGGCGGCGCGTTGTCGCTGTCGGTGGGATCGTCGATCGGAAACTATTGGCTGATTCCGTACCTGCCGACATTCACGCGCGAGCACGGCGAGATCACGCTCAATCTGCGCACGCGAGTCGGCGCAGTAGACTTCGCGTCCACGAGCGTGGATGCATCTCTCGAATTCGGCGATGGCAAGCGACCGGGACTGCACAGCGATTTCATCCTGCCATTGCGCCTGTTGCCATATGCCGCGCCTTCGTGGGTAAAACGGCACGGATCACGAATTGGGCCAGCAACGCCCCGCGCGGACCTGATCCAGCATTTGACCTTGCCAGACGCTTGGGACGGCTGGTTCGAGCGCGAACGAATCGCGGGCGATGCAGGCAAAGAGGGCCCGCGCTACGAGATCATGTCGATGGCGTTAAATGCGGCGGCGGCAGGCCTGGGCGCCACGTTGCTGCCCGCGTATATGGCAGACGACCAAGTTGCGGCGGGACGACTGGTGGCGCTCTCCGATCATGCTTGGGATTACCCGAAGGGCTATTACCTCGTGTATCCAGAAGCGTCGATCGGGATGAGATCTTTGCAGACGTTCAAAAGATGGATTCTTGCGTTGGGAGAGCAAGAGCGCACAACGCTGGCGGTGAGGCTAGGCGCGGAATTGGATAGCTAA